Proteins found in one Candidatus Neomarinimicrobiota bacterium genomic segment:
- a CDS encoding nodulation protein NfeD, with protein MKKISTSFALLCIPFLLYGGVIYNVHLDGIINPASSRYIENSLELAVKDSALCFILEMDTPGGLMTAMKDIIKTELNSPIPFIVYIAPSGAQAASAGVFITLASHYAAMAPGTNIGAAHPVPAGGGGGIFGGQARDSLNIMGKKTENDAVSYIRSLAEKTGRNAEWAEDAVRKSVSITANEAVALHVVDTVAANLKSLLNILRGKSFQVNEKTVTLPENLPDQKVIQREMSWTDRLLDAFSNPNIAYIFLMLGFYGLFFEITHPGSVFPGVLGVLFLLIAFFSFQMLPVNYAGIALILFGIILLILEVNIVSFGLLTIGGLAAMLIGSTMLIDSPDPLIQISKGIIYPVVILTALFIIVVVRLVVKAMKNRPITGFEGLISLKGTAETEISPLGGTVFVNGEIWKAVADETISKGTSIEVLEVNNMILKVKKV; from the coding sequence ATGAAAAAAATCTCCACATCATTTGCGTTGTTATGCATTCCGTTCCTTCTGTACGGGGGCGTCATATACAATGTCCATTTAGACGGCATTATCAATCCGGCTTCATCCCGATATATCGAAAACAGCCTGGAATTGGCCGTTAAGGATTCGGCTCTCTGTTTTATTCTTGAAATGGATACGCCGGGTGGACTCATGACGGCCATGAAGGATATTATAAAAACGGAGTTAAATTCACCCATCCCGTTTATCGTATATATTGCCCCTTCAGGAGCACAAGCCGCTTCAGCCGGTGTTTTTATAACCCTGGCGTCTCATTATGCAGCTATGGCGCCCGGGACCAATATTGGTGCAGCCCACCCGGTTCCGGCAGGCGGCGGGGGTGGCATATTCGGCGGACAAGCCCGGGACAGCCTGAATATTATGGGTAAAAAGACTGAGAATGATGCCGTATCTTACATCCGTTCCCTGGCGGAAAAGACAGGCCGTAATGCAGAGTGGGCAGAAGATGCTGTCAGAAAATCCGTGTCAATAACGGCTAATGAAGCAGTGGCATTACATGTTGTGGATACTGTAGCCGCAAATCTCAAATCCCTTCTGAATATTCTCCGGGGAAAAAGCTTTCAGGTCAATGAAAAAACGGTCACACTCCCCGAGAATCTGCCTGATCAAAAAGTAATACAGCGTGAAATGTCCTGGACAGACCGCCTCCTGGATGCCTTCAGCAATCCCAATATTGCTTATATTTTTCTCATGCTGGGTTTTTACGGGCTCTTTTTTGAGATAACCCATCCCGGATCAGTCTTTCCCGGTGTGTTGGGTGTCCTCTTTTTATTGATTGCCTTTTTTTCATTTCAGATGCTTCCGGTGAATTATGCGGGGATTGCCCTGATTCTTTTCGGGATAATCCTGTTGATTCTGGAAGTGAATATTGTCAGTTTCGGATTATTAACCATAGGAGGACTTGCGGCAATGCTCATCGGATCAACTATGCTGATTGATTCCCCTGATCCTCTGATTCAGATATCAAAGGGAATTATTTATCCGGTTGTCATCTTAACAGCCTTGTTTATCATCGTGGTGGTACGCTTGGTTGTGAAAGCTATGAAAAACCGCCCCATAACCGGTTTTGAAGGTCTCATTAGCCTGAAAGGTACAGCCGAAACAGAAATATCTCCATTAGGAGGAACTGTTTTTGTGAACGGTGAAATCTGGAAAGCCGTAGCGGATGAGACAATTTCGAAAGGGACATCAATCGAAGTTCTCGAAGTTAATAACATGATTTTAAAAGTAAAAAAAGTCTAA
- a CDS encoding T9SS type A sorting domain-containing protein, producing MKKMLVVVAVLLAATMAFAGWDSGTMFPAGPDSVVSYGQGIAVDGNGRIWYCSYYAMDSIYVPAPADSFVACRGIKVFNPDGTLETTVKTFGPLDPSESYFGYEVDTFWYSMRGMDTNPDGDVIVCMYDTYYIVSKDDFTTKMIVKQPFGENSITKVATDSEGNYFLNMVVAGGNPIKAFDPDGFLIDDVVPGDLTSGYSRTIEVSPDANDIYFYSFTGSGVIIFHSDDGLDGDYTSQIDTIPGLLVESANWSPDGLLWMGVHPSSVGFPANGHVAWDPTTKTVVDSLIPDTLQTAGGAALPRGIAFADENTAYVTYFNTWDNNGIYKFVKSGEGIWETEGVFGPKSFTLKANYPNPFNPATTINFNLTAGANVNLSIYDVNGKLVETLVDGYREAGDYTSTWNGSNVASGTYLYRLTVDGQSITRKMTLLK from the coding sequence ATGAAAAAAATGTTAGTTGTTGTTGCTGTTTTGCTCGCAGCTACCATGGCTTTCGCGGGATGGGATAGCGGGACGATGTTTCCTGCAGGTCCTGATTCTGTTGTGTCCTACGGACAGGGTATTGCTGTAGACGGAAACGGCCGGATATGGTATTGTTCATACTATGCTATGGACTCTATCTATGTGCCGGCTCCTGCAGACAGTTTTGTAGCCTGCCGGGGAATTAAAGTTTTCAATCCGGATGGAACCCTTGAAACAACCGTGAAAACTTTTGGTCCCCTGGATCCTTCCGAAAGCTACTTTGGCTATGAAGTGGATACTTTCTGGTATTCAATGCGCGGTATGGATACCAATCCTGATGGCGATGTGATTGTCTGTATGTATGATACATATTACATTGTAAGCAAGGATGATTTTACAACAAAAATGATTGTAAAACAGCCATTCGGTGAAAACTCTATTACCAAAGTTGCTACGGATTCAGAAGGTAACTACTTCCTGAATATGGTTGTTGCAGGCGGTAACCCCATCAAAGCTTTTGATCCCGATGGATTCCTGATTGATGACGTGGTTCCCGGTGACCTGACTTCCGGTTACTCCAGGACAATTGAAGTCTCTCCCGATGCGAACGATATCTATTTCTACAGTTTTACCGGATCGGGCGTGATTATTTTCCACAGTGACGACGGGCTTGATGGTGATTACACATCCCAGATTGACACAATTCCGGGATTGCTGGTTGAATCTGCGAATTGGTCTCCCGATGGACTGCTCTGGATGGGTGTGCATCCCTCTAGTGTTGGATTTCCGGCAAACGGACATGTGGCTTGGGATCCGACAACAAAAACAGTCGTTGATTCATTAATTCCTGACACATTACAAACTGCAGGTGGCGCGGCTCTGCCTCGTGGTATTGCATTTGCCGATGAAAATACGGCATACGTTACCTATTTCAACACCTGGGATAACAATGGTATCTATAAGTTTGTGAAGTCAGGAGAAGGTATTTGGGAAACGGAAGGTGTTTTCGGACCGAAATCCTTTACACTGAAAGCCAACTATCCCAACCCCTTCAATCCCGCCACTACAATCAACTTCAACCTCACTGCCGGTGCAAATGTGAACCTCTCCATCTATGATGTGAATGGTAAACTTGTTGAAACTCTGGTGGATGGTTATCGTGAAGCCGGTGACTACACCTCTACATGGAATGGCTCAAATGTCGCTTCCGGTACCTATCTGTACAGACTGACAGTCGACGGCCAGTCCATTACACGGAAAATGACTCTGCTTAAGTAA
- the mqnE gene encoding aminofutalosine synthase MqnE, producing the protein MTQALTSAHQIYFKGFESLAEKVLTGQRLSFEEGVRLFRDVSLPVAGYLANIRRESVSNHKAYYIRNQVINYSNICVNHCAFCAFHRKRNTTGAYTLSLADIEKKVRDHLGEPISEIHVVGGLHPDLPFDYYLEMIRLLKAHRPKAVLKMFDVVEIDYFSQISGKTVERVLEDLIEAGLQAMPGGGAELFAPRVRKILCPEKISAERWIEVTKIAHKMGLKSNATMLYGHVETPEERVDHMIRIRELQDETGGILNFIPLPYQPFNNALKGKRTHAGDDLKVQAVSRLMLDNIPHVKAFWIYLTPPVAQTALNFGADDIDGTVIEEHVAHEAGAKTRSAMTVNELKALIRSAGYIPVERDTFFREIRNDR; encoded by the coding sequence ATGACACAGGCTCTTACATCAGCACATCAAATTTATTTTAAAGGATTTGAATCCCTGGCAGAAAAGGTTTTGACAGGTCAGCGCCTTTCTTTTGAAGAGGGTGTCCGCCTGTTTCGCGATGTTTCGCTCCCTGTGGCTGGTTATCTTGCCAACATTCGACGGGAAAGTGTCTCTAATCATAAAGCCTATTACATCCGGAATCAGGTGATTAATTATTCCAATATCTGTGTAAACCACTGTGCTTTTTGCGCTTTTCACAGGAAACGGAATACGACCGGTGCCTATACCCTTTCACTTGCGGATATTGAAAAAAAAGTTCGGGATCATCTCGGCGAACCGATTAGTGAGATTCATGTGGTGGGTGGACTGCATCCTGATCTGCCCTTTGATTATTACCTGGAAATGATTCGATTATTAAAGGCACACCGGCCGAAAGCCGTGTTAAAAATGTTTGATGTCGTTGAAATTGACTACTTTTCCCAAATTTCCGGCAAAACTGTTGAACGTGTCCTTGAGGATTTAATTGAAGCCGGATTGCAGGCCATGCCGGGAGGGGGTGCGGAACTCTTTGCACCCAGGGTGCGGAAAATTCTCTGTCCTGAAAAAATTTCCGCCGAACGATGGATTGAAGTTACAAAGATAGCTCACAAAATGGGCCTGAAAAGTAATGCTACCATGTTGTACGGCCATGTTGAAACTCCGGAAGAACGGGTGGATCATATGATTCGGATACGGGAATTGCAGGATGAGACCGGGGGAATCCTCAATTTTATCCCCTTGCCATACCAGCCCTTTAATAATGCCCTGAAAGGAAAAAGAACCCATGCGGGGGATGATTTGAAAGTTCAGGCTGTGAGCCGTTTGATGCTGGATAATATCCCCCATGTAAAAGCTTTCTGGATCTATCTGACCCCGCCTGTGGCCCAGACAGCCCTGAATTTTGGTGCCGATGATATTGATGGAACGGTGATTGAAGAACATGTGGCCCATGAAGCCGGTGCCAAGACCCGGTCCGCCATGACCGTCAATGAACTGAAAGCACTGATCCGTTCTGCCGGATATATTCCCGTTGAAAGGGATACCTTTTTTCGGGAAATAAGGAATGACCGATGA
- a CDS encoding slipin family protein — protein sequence MFSPSFFPMLTVAIIVILFLSSAVHVLKEYERGVIFRLGRLIKTKGPGLIIVIPFVDKLVKVSLRTVVMDVPEQDIITKDNVSVKVNAVIYFRVLNPEKAVVQVEDYYFATSQLSQTTLRSILGQSELDELLSDRDKINHSLQEIIDRQTDPWGVKVANVEIKHVDLPVEMQRSMAKQAEAERERRAKIIAAEGEFQAAQKLSDAAEIIDEHPSAIQLRYLQTLIEISSENNTTTIFPLPLDIFEPFKRFFEKKTLKADQKKT from the coding sequence ATGTTTTCTCCATCCTTCTTTCCCATGTTAACGGTTGCGATTATTGTTATTTTGTTTCTTTCATCGGCGGTTCATGTTCTGAAAGAGTATGAACGGGGTGTTATATTCCGTTTAGGACGTTTAATTAAAACCAAGGGGCCCGGACTGATTATTGTTATCCCTTTTGTGGATAAACTGGTAAAAGTCTCTTTGAGAACTGTGGTTATGGATGTACCCGAGCAGGATATCATCACAAAAGATAATGTATCCGTCAAAGTAAACGCCGTTATCTATTTCAGAGTTCTGAATCCGGAAAAGGCCGTGGTACAGGTTGAGGATTACTATTTTGCCACATCCCAGCTTTCCCAGACAACGCTCCGATCCATTCTGGGACAGAGTGAACTGGATGAATTGCTGTCAGACCGGGACAAAATCAATCATTCCCTGCAGGAGATCATAGACCGCCAGACCGATCCCTGGGGTGTTAAAGTGGCCAATGTGGAAATTAAACATGTTGATTTACCTGTTGAGATGCAGCGTTCCATGGCCAAACAGGCCGAGGCCGAGCGTGAACGTCGGGCAAAGATCATTGCGGCCGAAGGGGAATTTCAGGCGGCCCAGAAACTCAGTGATGCAGCGGAAATTATTGACGAACACCCCTCGGCTATCCAGCTCAGGTATCTGCAGACACTCATTGAAATTTCCAGCGAAAACAATACAACAACCATATTCCCCCTCCCCCTGGATATTTTTGAACCGTTCAAACGTTTTTTTGAAAAAAAAACATTGAAAGCTGATCAGAAAAAAACCTGA
- a CDS encoding PorV/PorQ family protein, with amino-acid sequence MISKHIHLKHCLGIILMFCMISGLHAENKKLGQTGFQFLSVTNDARSSALGNAATTLENGVNSLLFNPAGMARSDKTIELTASQNQWIDNIQHNTYALAFRPGDGRMGVFGLTAQSVDYGEVQGTLPWQNDQGYVDTEIMYPSAFAAGIGYAVALSDKFSVGGSIKYSGQQLGKSIVPDADSLKVKKNLANATSFDFGTQFKTGFKSLAFGMTFQNFSEEINFERENFQLPLTFTIGITMDLLDLMPEKPKGQELWFFADVTHPRSYPEQVNLGIEYAFMKTLYLRGGYMMNSDERDFTVGVGLQKFGFSFNYAYTPFGVFDYVQRITLGFGF; translated from the coding sequence ATGATAAGTAAACATATTCATCTGAAACACTGCCTTGGAATCATTCTCATGTTCTGCATGATTTCCGGTCTTCATGCTGAAAATAAAAAATTGGGGCAGACCGGATTTCAGTTTTTGAGCGTCACGAATGATGCCCGAAGCAGTGCATTGGGGAATGCAGCCACGACGCTGGAAAATGGCGTGAATTCTCTCTTATTCAACCCGGCCGGAATGGCAAGGTCCGATAAGACGATTGAATTGACAGCCAGTCAGAATCAGTGGATTGATAATATCCAGCACAATACCTATGCCCTCGCATTCCGACCCGGAGACGGACGTATGGGTGTTTTCGGACTGACAGCTCAATCAGTGGATTATGGCGAAGTCCAGGGAACACTCCCTTGGCAAAATGATCAAGGCTATGTGGATACGGAAATCATGTATCCCTCCGCTTTTGCTGCCGGTATCGGTTACGCTGTTGCCCTTTCAGACAAGTTTTCCGTAGGTGGCAGCATCAAGTATTCCGGACAACAACTGGGAAAAAGCATTGTCCCCGATGCAGACAGCCTGAAAGTGAAGAAAAATCTTGCAAATGCCACATCCTTTGATTTTGGAACCCAGTTTAAAACCGGTTTTAAAAGCCTGGCATTCGGCATGACTTTCCAAAATTTTTCCGAAGAAATAAACTTCGAAAGGGAAAACTTTCAACTTCCTCTGACCTTTACCATTGGCATTACCATGGACTTACTGGATTTGATGCCTGAAAAACCCAAAGGGCAGGAACTCTGGTTTTTTGCGGATGTTACCCATCCGCGATCTTATCCCGAACAGGTTAATCTGGGCATTGAATACGCCTTTATGAAAACGCTCTATCTTAGAGGCGGCTATATGATGAACAGTGACGAACGGGATTTTACCGTTGGAGTCGGACTTCAGAAATTCGGTTTTTCCTTTAATTATGCATATACGCCTTTTGGAGTGTTTGATTATGTGCAGCGGATCACCCTTGGCTTTGGATTTTAA
- a CDS encoding glutamate--tRNA ligase: MNQTANRVRFAPSPTGYLHIGGARTALFNYLYARSTGGTYLLRIEDTDTERSSREMTEQILDSLSWLGLLPDEPYVLQSDNIQAHRHAVDTLLKEHKAYRCFCTKEILEKEKEKAARENRPYRYSGVCRNLTEKEIQQKLDQNLPFTVRLKVPDEGVTRFKDMVFKSIEVKNSEIDDFIIMRSDKTPVYHLAVVVDDALMGITHVIRGEDHLSNTPKQIHLYLALEYPVPRFAHVPLILAPDGKRLSKRHGATSVGEFRNMGFLPEGFINGLIHLGWGTSGNQTLYTPDELIRKFKITDVSKKGAIFDLQKMIWINGQHISRKSSAELFPLVTQAWLKAGLISQDDIEDKTVYLNRAIDLLKTRMKLITDFVSFGSYMLKDPVSYDPEAVEKRWAHPQIQNLMTHYMKALEGLESFNPKNLENTLRTITDEAGEKAAVLIHAVRLAVTGFSVSPGLFELLSLLGKEIVIRRLKKALDYLQT, translated from the coding sequence ATGAATCAAACAGCAAACCGGGTGCGTTTTGCTCCCAGTCCAACCGGATATCTGCACATAGGCGGGGCCAGAACAGCCCTTTTTAATTATTTATACGCCCGAAGTACAGGCGGAACATATCTCTTACGGATTGAGGATACGGATACCGAACGATCATCCCGGGAGATGACAGAACAGATTTTGGACTCCTTATCCTGGCTGGGGCTTTTGCCGGATGAACCCTATGTACTCCAGTCTGACAACATTCAGGCGCACCGGCACGCTGTGGACACTTTATTGAAAGAGCACAAGGCGTATCGCTGTTTTTGTACAAAAGAAATCCTTGAGAAAGAGAAAGAAAAGGCCGCCCGGGAAAACAGGCCTTATCGTTACAGTGGTGTCTGCCGGAATCTGACAGAGAAGGAGATTCAACAAAAACTGGATCAAAACCTTCCGTTTACAGTGCGTCTGAAGGTTCCGGATGAAGGTGTTACACGCTTCAAGGATATGGTTTTCAAATCCATCGAAGTCAAAAACTCGGAAATTGATGATTTCATTATCATGCGCTCTGATAAAACGCCGGTATATCACCTGGCTGTTGTGGTTGATGACGCCCTGATGGGGATAACCCATGTCATCCGTGGTGAAGATCACCTTTCCAATACACCAAAGCAGATACACCTCTACCTTGCCCTGGAATACCCCGTTCCCCGTTTTGCCCACGTCCCCCTGATTCTGGCACCGGACGGGAAACGCTTAAGTAAACGGCATGGTGCCACCTCGGTGGGGGAATTCCGGAATATGGGATTCCTGCCCGAAGGGTTTATAAACGGTTTGATTCATCTGGGATGGGGAACATCGGGAAACCAGACACTTTATACACCGGATGAACTGATTCGGAAATTCAAAATTACGGATGTATCAAAAAAGGGGGCCATCTTTGATCTGCAAAAAATGATCTGGATCAACGGCCAGCACATCTCAAGGAAATCTTCCGCAGAACTTTTTCCACTGGTGACCCAGGCATGGTTGAAGGCTGGACTTATATCTCAGGATGACATTGAAGATAAAACTGTTTATCTGAACCGTGCCATCGATTTATTGAAAACGCGGATGAAGCTTATCACTGACTTTGTATCATTCGGATCTTACATGTTGAAAGATCCGGTATCTTACGATCCCGAGGCTGTAGAAAAGCGATGGGCTCACCCACAAATACAAAATCTCATGACCCACTACATGAAAGCACTGGAAGGACTCGAATCTTTTAATCCGAAAAATCTGGAAAATACCCTTCGTACTATCACAGACGAAGCCGGTGAAAAGGCGGCGGTATTGATTCATGCCGTTCGGCTTGCCGTTACCGGATTTTCCGTAAGTCCGGGACTCTTTGAGCTGTTGTCACTCCTGGGAAAAGAGATCGTTATAAGAAGACTGAAAAAAGCCTTAGATTATTTGCAAACATAA
- a CDS encoding NAD(P)-dependent oxidoreductase, translated as MSRIFLTGGTGFIGRHLTGLLLDQGYEVILLMHHRNYTGKSHPNLTLVRGDIREPKSWENSLKICDAVIHLAGSVSETSLYRYIRHNSEPTRILAEATSRIPKIRQFIFISSLAAAGPSKPGHPLSEYQLANPVSDYGKSKLMGESRLLFSSGDFQKVVIRPPAVYGPGDRGFLKVFQMIHHRIKPVVHKGIQELSMIHVSDLCSMITGLILNPRLNHDEIFYVNDGTDIHNLNDLLTQLETVMEKRAIPVPITRFMMGSTAYISGLAGTIRGKAPLVNMSKYRELKQPAWCCKSEKILSFLEYTIKYPLEIGLRDTYNWYRHHQWL; from the coding sequence ATGAGTCGAATTTTCTTAACAGGAGGAACCGGGTTTATCGGCCGGCATCTGACCGGGCTTTTACTGGATCAGGGTTATGAAGTGATTCTTTTAATGCATCACCGGAATTATACAGGCAAGTCCCATCCCAACCTTACCCTGGTCCGGGGGGATATTCGGGAGCCCAAATCGTGGGAAAACAGTCTGAAAATATGTGATGCAGTCATTCATCTGGCCGGATCCGTCAGTGAGACAAGTCTTTACAGGTATATCAGGCACAACAGTGAACCTACCAGGATTCTGGCAGAGGCTACCTCCCGCATCCCCAAAATCCGACAATTCATATTTATCAGCTCTCTTGCAGCTGCAGGTCCATCCAAACCGGGACACCCCCTTTCGGAATACCAGCTGGCAAATCCGGTCAGTGATTACGGGAAATCCAAGCTCATGGGGGAAAGCCGCCTTCTCTTTTCCTCCGGGGATTTTCAAAAAGTGGTCATCCGTCCGCCTGCCGTATATGGCCCGGGAGATCGAGGTTTTTTAAAAGTATTTCAAATGATACACCACAGGATCAAACCTGTTGTTCATAAAGGCATTCAGGAGCTTTCTATGATTCACGTCAGCGATTTGTGCTCCATGATCACCGGACTTATCCTGAATCCCCGTCTGAACCATGACGAGATCTTCTATGTCAACGACGGCACAGATATTCATAATTTGAACGATCTGCTCACCCAATTGGAAACGGTGATGGAAAAACGGGCTATTCCCGTACCCATTACCCGATTCATGATGGGAAGTACCGCCTATATTTCCGGTTTAGCCGGCACCATAAGGGGAAAAGCACCCCTGGTAAATATGAGTAAATACAGGGAATTAAAACAACCTGCCTGGTGTTGTAAAAGCGAAAAAATACTGAGTTTCCTGGAATACACCATCAAATATCCTCTGGAGATTGGACTCAGAGATACCTACAATTGGTACAGGCACCATCAATGGTTATAA